In one Deltaproteobacteria bacterium genomic region, the following are encoded:
- a CDS encoding 2-C-methyl-D-erythritol 2,4-cyclodiphosphate synthase: MRIGQGYDVHALVAGRALVLGGVRIPHARGLAGHSDADVLAHAVGDALLGALGEGDLGTHFPSSDARWKDASGALLLGEILQRVARAGFGVANVDATIVAREPRLAPHQAQIREGLAKLLGVEATRVNVKLKSTDGLGAIGRGEGIAAQAVVLLERVGA; the protein is encoded by the coding sequence ATGCGCATCGGTCAGGGCTACGACGTGCACGCGCTCGTGGCGGGCCGCGCGCTCGTGCTCGGCGGCGTGCGCATTCCCCACGCGCGCGGCCTCGCGGGGCATTCGGACGCCGACGTGCTCGCGCACGCGGTCGGCGACGCGCTGCTCGGGGCGCTGGGCGAGGGCGACCTCGGCACGCACTTCCCGTCCTCGGACGCGCGCTGGAAGGACGCCTCGGGCGCGCTGCTTCTGGGGGAGATCCTGCAGCGCGTCGCGCGGGCGGGCTTCGGCGTCGCGAACGTCGATGCCACGATCGTCGCGCGGGAGCCGCGGCTCGCCCCGCACCAGGCGCAGATCCGCGAGGGCCTGGCCAAGCTTCTCGGCGTCGAGGCCACGCGCGTGAACGTGAAGCTCAAGAGCACCGACGGTCTGGGCGCGATCGGCCGCGGCGAGGGCATCGCCGCGCAGGCGGTCGTGCTGCTCGAGCGCGTGGGCGCATGA
- the ispD gene encoding 2-C-methyl-D-erythritol 4-phosphate cytidylyltransferase, translating into MRALAVLLAAGQGTRLGQELPKALVRLRGRSLYEWSESALLACAEVEAIQPVLPAGLLSALDSTEPRRLAPVEGGARRQDSVLRGLEAGVAARPHLEWVLVHDSARCMVEPDDASAVLRAAQATGAALPIVPASDTPKWLAESGGRVERTLERARLGMAQTPQAFRVEVLREALDKAARDGFEGTDCASLVERLGVEVRVCAGRVENFKVTHPDDLPRAEALLARRAGA; encoded by the coding sequence ATGCGCGCGCTGGCCGTTCTGCTCGCCGCGGGGCAGGGCACTCGTCTGGGACAGGAGCTTCCGAAGGCGCTCGTGCGCCTGCGCGGGCGCTCGCTGTACGAGTGGAGCGAGTCCGCGCTGCTGGCTTGCGCGGAGGTCGAGGCGATCCAGCCAGTGCTGCCGGCGGGCCTGCTCTCGGCGCTCGATTCGACCGAGCCGCGCCGGCTCGCCCCCGTCGAGGGCGGGGCGCGTCGTCAGGACTCGGTCCTGCGCGGGCTCGAGGCGGGGGTGGCCGCGCGGCCGCACCTGGAATGGGTGCTGGTGCACGACTCCGCGCGCTGCATGGTCGAGCCCGACGACGCGAGTGCGGTGCTGCGCGCGGCGCAGGCGACCGGCGCGGCGCTTCCGATCGTGCCGGCGAGCGACACGCCGAAGTGGCTGGCCGAGTCCGGCGGTCGCGTCGAGCGCACGCTCGAGCGCGCGCGGCTCGGCATGGCGCAGACGCCGCAGGCGTTCCGCGTCGAGGTCCTGCGCGAGGCGCTCGACAAGGCGGCGCGCGATGGTTTCGAGGGCACGGACTGCGCGTCGCTGGTCGAGCGGCTCGGCGTCGAGGTGCGCGTCTGCGCCGGGCGCGTCGAGAACTTCAAGGTGACGCACCCGGATGACCTGCCGCGCGCCGAGGCGCTGCTCGCGCGGCGGGCGGGCGCGTGA
- a CDS encoding TetR/AcrR family transcriptional regulator: MPRSRRAARTRLPAAERERQILHAASEVFARGNYRLCSTAQIAAAAGITEPTIYAHFASKKALFLRILERIRERILGRWQEAGAGEPRDALALLERAGSVYLAGLRDHADDSKIQFQALAECDDPEIARCLRENHEQYVRFFADLVRRGQREGSIRADVDAEAAGWALDGIGFTLTMIRLLHFESEAAEARIAEMLIEASLAWLRSEPPAPARRTPAGREPSRKRRARGRAKER, from the coding sequence TTGCCGCGATCCCGCAGAGCCGCCCGCACCCGCCTGCCCGCCGCCGAGCGCGAGCGACAGATCCTGCACGCTGCGAGCGAGGTGTTCGCGCGCGGCAACTACCGCCTCTGCAGCACGGCGCAGATCGCCGCGGCGGCCGGCATCACCGAGCCGACGATCTACGCCCACTTCGCCAGCAAGAAGGCGCTGTTCCTGCGCATCTTGGAACGCATCCGCGAGCGCATCCTCGGCCGCTGGCAGGAGGCCGGCGCCGGCGAGCCGCGAGACGCGCTCGCGCTGCTGGAGCGCGCCGGCTCGGTCTACCTGGCCGGCCTGCGCGACCACGCGGACGACTCGAAGATCCAGTTCCAGGCGCTGGCGGAGTGCGACGATCCCGAGATCGCGCGCTGTCTGCGCGAGAACCACGAGCAGTACGTGCGCTTCTTCGCGGACCTGGTCCGGCGCGGCCAGCGCGAGGGCTCGATCCGCGCCGACGTCGACGCCGAGGCGGCGGGCTGGGCGCTGGACGGGATAGGCTTCACGCTGACCATGATCCGCCTGCTCCACTTCGAGTCCGAGGCGGCGGAGGCGCGCATCGCCGAGATGCTGATCGAAGCCTCGCTCGCGTGGCTGCGCAGCGAGCCCCCTGCCCCCGCACGCCGCACCCCAGCGGGACGAGAGCCGTCCCGGAAACGCCGCGCCCGCGGCAGAGCCAAGGAGAGATGA
- a CDS encoding acyl-CoA dehydrogenase encodes MAESSEQISEEVELLEKTLTRFVREDVLPLERTHGLDWDTPPPKDLRRQVRRRSRELGLYAIDMPVEVGGAGLPFEVRCRLEMTAHSLDTLFFEDLLGGNGGPTSMLLACNQEQRRRFLAPLVAGDVTTCFALSEAEAGSDVAALRTRAERRGDRYVLDGVKNIISNAAQADFAMVFAVTDPGAGARGVTCFLVPADTPGFRVSRTHDCVGFKGYQAEISFEGCEVPAANVLGGEGQGLRLAMDWINGNRVRTSAWMAGVTRHLLERSSHYAGQRRQFGAPIGSFQAIQIKLADMATELFAAEQMILRSAWLRDHGQDLRREASMTKLFCSEMVNRAAWEAMQIHGGAGCLRETGLERIYRMARVFTVVEGTSEIQRVSIARSLLAHAAA; translated from the coding sequence ATGGCCGAGTCGAGCGAACAGATCAGCGAGGAGGTCGAGCTGCTCGAGAAGACCCTCACGCGCTTCGTGCGCGAGGACGTGCTTCCGCTCGAGCGCACGCACGGTCTGGACTGGGACACGCCGCCGCCGAAGGACCTGCGCCGGCAGGTCCGGCGCCGCTCGCGAGAGCTCGGCCTCTACGCCATCGACATGCCCGTCGAGGTCGGCGGAGCCGGGCTGCCCTTCGAGGTGCGCTGCCGGCTCGAGATGACCGCGCACTCGCTCGACACGCTCTTCTTCGAGGATCTGCTCGGCGGAAACGGAGGGCCGACCTCCATGCTGCTCGCCTGCAACCAGGAGCAGCGGCGGCGCTTCCTCGCGCCGCTCGTGGCCGGCGACGTCACCACCTGCTTCGCGCTATCCGAGGCCGAGGCGGGCTCGGACGTGGCGGCCTTGCGCACGCGCGCGGAGCGGCGCGGCGACCGCTACGTGCTCGACGGCGTGAAGAACATCATCTCGAACGCGGCGCAGGCGGACTTCGCGATGGTCTTCGCGGTGACCGACCCGGGGGCGGGCGCGCGCGGCGTGACCTGCTTCCTGGTCCCCGCCGACACGCCGGGCTTCCGGGTGAGCCGCACGCACGACTGCGTGGGCTTCAAGGGCTACCAGGCCGAGATCAGCTTCGAGGGCTGCGAGGTCCCGGCGGCGAACGTGCTCGGCGGCGAGGGCCAGGGGCTCCGGCTCGCGATGGACTGGATCAACGGCAATCGCGTGCGCACCTCGGCGTGGATGGCCGGAGTGACTCGCCACCTGCTGGAACGGAGCAGTCACTACGCAGGACAGCGGCGGCAGTTCGGCGCGCCGATCGGAAGCTTCCAGGCGATCCAGATCAAGCTCGCCGACATGGCGACCGAGCTCTTCGCCGCCGAGCAGATGATCCTGCGCTCGGCCTGGCTTCGCGATCACGGCCAGGACCTGCGCCGCGAGGCCTCGATGACGAAGCTCTTCTGCTCCGAGATGGTGAACCGCGCCGCCTGGGAGGCGATGCAGATCCACGGCGGCGCCGGCTGCCTGCGCGAGACCGGGCTCGAGCGCATCTACCGCATGGCGCGCGTGTTCACCGTGGTCGAGGGCACCTCCGAGATCCAGCGCGTCTCGATCGCGCGCTCGCTGCTCGCGCACGCCGCCGCGTGA
- a CDS encoding CarD family transcriptional regulator yields the protein MATAVRKWVAKVGALAVYPGHGVTRIEALQIREIGGQKLEFLVLRKLDDESRILIPRDRITEVGLRPPIERVEAERVWKILKERKRTKARVGIAWSRQFRELQDKLKVGTIFETAEVLRDLLRLRHTKELSFGERKLLENARSLLVQELAAAEDVGTEEVEASIRAAVK from the coding sequence TTGGCCACAGCCGTGCGGAAGTGGGTCGCGAAGGTCGGGGCGCTCGCGGTCTATCCGGGCCACGGCGTGACCCGGATCGAGGCGCTGCAGATCCGCGAGATCGGCGGCCAGAAGCTCGAGTTCCTGGTGCTGCGCAAGCTCGACGACGAGAGCCGGATCCTGATCCCGCGCGACCGGATCACCGAGGTCGGGCTCCGCCCGCCGATCGAGCGCGTCGAGGCCGAGCGCGTCTGGAAGATCCTGAAGGAGCGCAAGCGCACGAAGGCGCGCGTCGGCATCGCCTGGAGCCGCCAGTTCCGCGAGCTACAGGACAAGCTGAAGGTCGGCACGATCTTCGAGACCGCCGAGGTGCTGCGCGACCTGCTGCGCCTGCGGCACACCAAGGAGCTGAGCTTCGGCGAGCGCAAGCTGCTCGAGAACGCGCGCTCACTGCTCGTGCAGGAGCTCGCCGCCGCCGAGGACGTCGGCACCGAAGAGGTCGAGGCGTCGATCCGCGCCGCGGTGAAGTAG
- a CDS encoding TetR/AcrR family transcriptional regulator — MPQTRLGRTKEEVLKDFRTDEIVQAARRVIAELGFADASMERIAHEAGVAKGTIYLYFRNKEELLAHVAEHGFAVMLERARAAASRERSAEGKLAALLRAGLEHSSANQAIFRALQEQRLLAPESPPLLAATLERNLERLVSFVAGVIEQGTRSGELRACDPRRASRFLVESMRGAILERLREPSRTSVQADAEAIVDFFLHGVGATEPK; from the coding sequence ATGCCTCAGACCCGATTGGGTCGAACCAAAGAGGAGGTCCTGAAGGACTTCCGCACCGACGAGATCGTGCAGGCCGCGCGCCGCGTGATCGCGGAGCTCGGCTTCGCGGACGCGTCGATGGAGCGGATCGCGCACGAGGCGGGCGTCGCGAAGGGCACGATCTACCTGTACTTCCGAAACAAGGAAGAGCTTCTCGCCCACGTCGCCGAGCACGGCTTCGCGGTCATGCTGGAGCGCGCGCGCGCCGCCGCGTCGCGGGAGCGAAGCGCGGAGGGCAAGCTCGCGGCGCTGCTGCGGGCCGGACTCGAGCACTCCAGCGCAAACCAGGCGATCTTCCGCGCGCTGCAGGAGCAGCGCCTGCTCGCTCCGGAGAGCCCGCCGCTTCTCGCGGCGACGCTCGAGAGGAATCTCGAGCGCCTGGTGAGCTTCGTGGCGGGCGTGATCGAGCAGGGAACGCGCAGCGGCGAGCTTCGCGCCTGCGATCCGCGGCGCGCCTCGCGCTTCCTGGTCGAATCCATGCGCGGCGCGATCCTCGAGCGCCTGCGCGAGCCTTCCCGAACGAGCGTCCAGGCGGACGCCGAAGCCATCGTCGACTTCTTCCTTCACGGGGTCGGCGCGACGGAGCCAAAATGA